In Mucilaginibacter celer, one DNA window encodes the following:
- the fabF gene encoding beta-ketoacyl-ACP synthase II translates to MLKRVVITGMGALTPLGNDVKTYWENIVAGKSGAATITRFDASLFRTQFACELKDFNIADHLDKADLKRTDTFTQYALVASDEAIKDSGFDLNKMDPFDVGIIWGSGQGGMETFEEQVTEYAKGNGQPRFSPFFVPKFISNMASGMMSIRNGFMGINYTTVSACATSNTAIMDALNYIRLGKAKIIVTGGSEAPITPASIGGFSSMKAMSGRNNDPQYASRPFDIDRDGFVMGEGAGALVLEEYEHAVARGAHIYAEVTGASMTADAYHMTATHPEGLGAARAMQQALNESGLTIADVDYLNMHATSTPVGDISEVNAVLAVSKGQDINAIIGSTKSMTGHLLGAAGAIEAIVAIKSIENGIIPPTINTTTIDPAIPGNLKFVLNEAIEHKVKVAMSNTFGFGGHNGIAVFKAI, encoded by the coding sequence ATGTTAAAAAGAGTAGTTATTACCGGCATGGGTGCCCTAACACCCCTTGGAAACGATGTAAAAACCTATTGGGAAAACATAGTTGCCGGTAAAAGTGGCGCGGCCACCATCACCCGTTTTGATGCATCATTATTTCGTACGCAGTTTGCCTGCGAACTGAAAGATTTTAATATTGCCGATCACCTGGATAAGGCCGATTTGAAACGTACTGATACTTTTACGCAATATGCGCTTGTCGCATCAGACGAGGCTATTAAAGATTCGGGTTTCGATTTAAATAAAATGGACCCCTTTGATGTTGGCATCATTTGGGGCAGCGGCCAGGGCGGTATGGAAACTTTTGAAGAGCAGGTAACCGAGTATGCCAAAGGTAACGGCCAGCCAAGGTTCAGCCCGTTTTTTGTGCCTAAGTTTATCTCTAACATGGCTTCGGGCATGATGTCAATCCGTAACGGTTTTATGGGCATTAACTATACCACGGTTTCTGCCTGTGCCACTTCAAATACGGCTATTATGGATGCGCTTAACTACATCCGTTTGGGTAAAGCAAAAATTATTGTTACCGGCGGCTCGGAAGCACCTATAACCCCGGCTTCTATCGGTGGTTTCAGTTCGATGAAAGCCATGTCGGGTCGCAATAACGATCCTCAGTATGCATCGCGTCCGTTTGATATTGACCGCGACGGCTTTGTAATGGGCGAAGGTGCGGGTGCGTTGGTGTTGGAAGAATATGAGCATGCGGTTGCCCGCGGCGCACACATTTATGCCGAAGTTACCGGTGCTTCGATGACTGCCGATGCTTACCACATGACTGCCACTCACCCCGAAGGACTTGGCGCGGCACGTGCCATGCAGCAGGCTCTTAATGAATCGGGGTTAACCATTGCCGATGTTGATTACCTGAACATGCATGCCACTTCAACCCCGGTGGGTGATATTTCGGAAGTGAATGCTGTGCTGGCGGTTAGCAAAGGCCAGGATATAAATGCTATTATTGGCTCTACCAAATCAATGACCGGCCATTTGCTTGGTGCGGCAGGTGCTATTGAGGCGATTGTGGCTATTAAATCAATTGAAAACGGCATTATCCCGCCAACTATCAATACTACTACTATTGATCCGGCTATTCCGGGCAATTTAAAGTTTGTTTTGAACGAGGCTATTGAACATAAAGTGAAAGTAGCCATGAGCAATACTTTTGGCTTTGGCGGGCATAATGGCATCGCTGTGTTTAAGGCGATATAA
- a CDS encoding PAS domain-containing sensor histidine kinase — translation MEPTENIFRSIVEGSPFPVYMCMGEEKIIAIANDATLKAWGKDKSVIGKPFDEALPELEGQPFSKQIGDVYQTGETYHGSNEPAEMMIDGRLQINYYKFTFQAMRNSRGKIVGVVCFSTDVTEIEHARQAMEESRHTLYNMVKQAPVGICIINSDTTVVEVVNDSYLELVGKKRIELENRRIWEAIPEAAEAYEPVMENAIETGKSVIAKEHRLLLIRNGIPETVFVDFVYEPVKGFDGEISALMVIAIDVTEKVMARRKIEEAEERARLAIEAAEMGTFDFDLVTDTILTSPRFDTIFGYNDAVSHQVLVDSLHPADKKIRDAAHRTALETGNLFYEARIIWPDESEHWIRVQGKVYYGSISKPSRILGTLLDITEFKRLQQQKDDFISVASHELKTPMTSIKASMQLLDRLIKVDPTSDKIPQFIDRGNSSLNKMLQLVDGLLNVSKISAGQLALQKTYFSAASMINECCDHIRLAGTHTLVLEGDTGLELHADRDRIEQVIVNFVNNAVKYAPDSHNIIINLGKANDMAKISVQDFGRGISPEYLPHLFERYYRVDSSGIQYSGLGLGLYISAEIIKRHGGKMGVESEVGKGSTFWFTIPLA, via the coding sequence TTGGAACCAACCGAAAATATTTTCCGCAGCATTGTTGAGGGTTCGCCGTTTCCTGTATACATGTGTATGGGCGAGGAAAAGATCATCGCCATAGCTAATGACGCCACGCTGAAAGCCTGGGGTAAGGACAAATCGGTTATAGGCAAACCTTTTGACGAAGCCCTGCCCGAACTGGAGGGCCAACCCTTCAGCAAACAAATTGGTGATGTTTACCAAACCGGCGAAACCTATCATGGCAGTAACGAACCTGCCGAAATGATGATTGATGGTCGCCTGCAAATCAATTATTATAAATTCACCTTCCAGGCCATGCGCAACTCGCGCGGAAAAATTGTGGGTGTGGTTTGCTTTTCGACGGATGTTACAGAAATAGAGCATGCCCGCCAGGCTATGGAAGAGAGCCGCCATACCCTGTATAACATGGTGAAACAAGCTCCTGTGGGCATTTGCATTATTAACAGCGATACCACGGTTGTTGAGGTGGTGAACGATTCGTACCTGGAACTTGTTGGTAAAAAAAGGATTGAACTGGAAAACCGCCGCATTTGGGAAGCCATACCTGAGGCTGCCGAAGCGTACGAACCGGTGATGGAAAACGCAATTGAAACAGGCAAATCGGTAATTGCCAAAGAGCACCGGTTATTGCTGATCAGGAATGGGATCCCCGAAACCGTTTTTGTTGATTTTGTTTACGAACCCGTAAAAGGTTTCGATGGTGAAATAAGCGCCTTAATGGTAATTGCCATTGATGTTACCGAGAAAGTAATGGCCCGCCGCAAAATTGAAGAAGCCGAAGAGCGGGCAAGGCTTGCCATTGAAGCCGCCGAAATGGGCACTTTTGATTTCGACCTCGTTACCGATACCATATTAACCTCGCCGCGCTTTGATACCATTTTTGGTTACAATGACGCAGTATCACACCAGGTACTGGTTGACAGCCTGCACCCCGCTGATAAAAAAATACGCGATGCCGCTCATCGCACAGCGCTTGAAACCGGCAATTTATTTTACGAAGCCCGCATTATCTGGCCTGATGAATCTGAACACTGGATCAGGGTACAGGGAAAGGTGTACTATGGCTCGATAAGTAAACCATCGCGCATATTAGGCACCCTGCTTGATATTACCGAATTTAAACGCCTGCAACAGCAAAAGGACGATTTTATAAGCGTGGCCAGCCACGAACTTAAAACTCCCATGACATCCATCAAAGCCTCGATGCAATTGTTAGACAGGCTGATTAAGGTTGATCCAACTTCAGATAAAATACCGCAGTTTATTGACAGGGGCAACAGCAGCCTTAATAAAATGCTGCAACTGGTTGATGGCTTGCTTAACGTATCCAAAATAAGCGCAGGGCAACTGGCCTTACAAAAAACATACTTTTCGGCAGCCTCGATGATTAACGAATGCTGCGACCATATCAGGCTTGCCGGCACGCATACGCTGGTGCTTGAAGGCGATACCGGCCTGGAATTGCATGCCGACCGCGACCGCATTGAACAGGTGATAGTTAACTTTGTAAACAATGCGGTTAAGTATGCGCCCGACAGTCACAATATCATCATTAACCTGGGCAAAGCCAATGATATGGCAAAAATTTCGGTACAGGATTTTGGCCGTGGTATCTCGCCCGAATATCTCCCCCATTTATTTGAGCGTTACTATCGCGTTGACTCCAGCGGGATTCAGTATTCAGGTCTTGGGTTAGGCCTGTACATCAGCGCAGAGATTATTAAGCGCCACGGCGGCAAAATGGGTGTTGAAAGTGAAGTAGGCAAAGGCAGTACATTTTGGTTTACAATACCTTTAGCTTAA
- a CDS encoding isocitrate lyase/PEP mutase family protein — protein MSSAINNTQYQKAEVFKALHRREGLFIIPNPWDAGTAKILTGLGFEAFTTTSAGLAYTLGRPDGYALISRDETLENARAIINATNLPVAADLENGFGDTPEACAETILAAARVGLVGGSIEDATGNDHDPIYDFDLSVNRVKAAVEAARSLPFHFTLTARAENMIHGKVDLQDTIKRLVAYADAGADVLFAPGLKTRQQISEVVKAVAPKPLNIVLGAAGFDISFNELADMGVKRVSLGSALARAALGAFQRAAVELSKGSYGFVNEAVPYLELNRILSE, from the coding sequence ATGTCATCAGCAATAAATAATACCCAATACCAAAAAGCCGAAGTTTTCAAAGCCCTGCACCGGCGCGAGGGCTTGTTCATTATCCCCAACCCGTGGGATGCCGGTACTGCCAAAATATTAACCGGGCTCGGTTTTGAAGCATTTACTACAACCAGCGCCGGATTGGCTTACACGCTCGGTCGTCCGGATGGGTATGCGTTGATCAGTCGCGACGAGACACTCGAAAATGCCCGTGCTATCATAAACGCCACGAATTTACCTGTGGCTGCCGATCTGGAGAACGGTTTTGGCGATACCCCCGAAGCCTGCGCCGAAACTATTTTGGCTGCGGCAAGAGTGGGCCTTGTTGGCGGCTCGATTGAAGATGCTACGGGCAATGATCATGATCCTATTTATGATTTTGATCTGTCGGTAAACCGGGTAAAAGCGGCGGTTGAAGCCGCGCGCAGCCTGCCTTTTCATTTTACGCTCACCGCCCGCGCCGAAAATATGATTCATGGGAAAGTAGATTTGCAGGACACCATTAAACGCCTGGTAGCCTATGCCGATGCAGGTGCCGATGTGCTTTTTGCCCCGGGCCTTAAAACCCGCCAACAGATAAGCGAGGTAGTGAAAGCCGTTGCGCCTAAACCCCTAAATATTGTACTGGGTGCCGCTGGTTTTGATATCAGCTTCAATGAGCTTGCTGATATGGGAGTAAAAAGAGTAAGCCTCGGTTCGGCGCTGGCAAGGGCAGCGTTGGGAGCTTTTCAACGGGCGGCGGTTGAGTTAAGTAAGGGTAGTTATGGTTTTGTGAATGAAGCTGTGCCTTACCTGGAGTTGAATAGGATCTTGAGCGAGTAA
- a CDS encoding CBS domain-containing protein, whose product MKSVKHILARKGNNVVAVPADTTVLNVLKLMAEKNIGSVVVTEDGKYIGLMTERDYSRKIILMGKHSDETTAGEIISTNFPMITPKSSVDECMLIMSENNIRYLPVFDIANELCGIVSMSDVVYETIHSQRETIEQLHSYIQST is encoded by the coding sequence ATGAAAAGTGTAAAACACATCCTGGCCCGCAAGGGGAACAATGTTGTTGCCGTGCCTGCCGATACCACTGTATTGAATGTATTAAAATTGATGGCCGAAAAAAATATCGGCTCGGTAGTGGTAACTGAAGATGGTAAATACATTGGCCTGATGACCGAGAGGGACTACTCCCGCAAAATCATTTTAATGGGCAAACACTCTGACGAAACCACCGCCGGAGAGATCATAAGTACCAATTTTCCGATGATTACCCCAAAATCGTCTGTTGATGAATGCATGCTAATTATGAGCGAGAATAACATCAGGTACCTGCCCGTGTTTGACATAGCCAATGAGCTTTGCGGCATCGTATCTATGAGTGATGTGGTTTACGAAACCATCCACTCGCAAAGAGAAACTATCGAGCAGTTGCACAGCTATATCCAGTCAACCTAA
- a CDS encoding CatA-like O-acetyltransferase gives MKQQVDINNWIRKEHYNFFKTFEEPYYGVNVDIDVTAAYKFVKQNGISFFLYTMYQSLAASQIIEAFRYRMEGDEVFIYDRIDGESTVPRANGTFGFGSFQFYPSFEDFNTEAIREITRVQSNNLLELSTVNNTIRYSSLPWLNFTALSHARKFSFVDSCPKISFGKMTDRHGKRIMPLSIHVNHALVDGIHLGQYIDCYQDLLNKGV, from the coding sequence ATGAAACAGCAGGTAGATATTAATAACTGGATAAGAAAAGAGCATTATAACTTTTTTAAAACTTTTGAAGAACCGTACTACGGCGTTAATGTGGATATTGACGTAACAGCGGCCTACAAATTTGTAAAACAAAACGGCATCTCGTTTTTCCTGTACACCATGTACCAATCGTTGGCGGCATCGCAAATTATCGAAGCTTTCAGATATCGGATGGAGGGTGATGAGGTTTTTATTTACGATAGGATTGACGGCGAATCTACCGTACCACGCGCCAACGGCACTTTTGGTTTCGGTTCGTTTCAATTTTATCCCTCGTTTGAAGATTTTAATACCGAAGCTATCAGGGAAATAACACGGGTACAAAGCAATAATCTGCTCGAGCTGTCAACCGTAAATAATACCATCAGGTACTCGTCCCTGCCCTGGCTCAATTTCACAGCGTTATCGCATGCCCGAAAATTTTCGTTTGTTGATAGCTGCCCTAAAATTTCATTTGGTAAAATGACCGATCGTCATGGTAAACGGATCATGCCGCTATCCATCCACGTAAACCACGCGCTGGTTGATGGGATCCATCTTGGCCAATACATTGATTGTTACCAGGACTTGTTGAACAAAGGCGTTTAG
- a CDS encoding patatin-like phospholipase family protein: MAQKKNQDQQVFYVGLCMAGAVSAGAYTAGVMDYLLEALTKWEQHRDEAGVPTHKVQIPVMGGASAGGMTSIMAASALNNPITPIDKPTADILAEHPENKLYHSWVDLIQADMFSKMLDPSDIKKDGKVISALNSDFINDIAKRVVSADAKTWQPLPPYIKPGIKLFTTLTNLEGYAYNVPFKASSPDRTKYNMRIHNDYACFELTEKEIKGPNNGWMPLDLKNKINIDVAADAAMATGAFPVGLQSRLLKRDAGYVNNNPWLKDYLTKTPVGDGAYQTLNVDGGMINNEPFDKVRSVLDDLTGQSSEDYNNFNKFVSTVLMIEPFPTQPPKAISLSRELSNVIGLTLSSMISQMRSKPVNIKDAMDVNCAGQYLITPSRRVDMPGGKSTDLTGELAIACGALSGFSGFLNKEFRVHDYFLGRHNCKIFLRDYFTVPAKTLDTNPIFKDGYANADKDRFKSHFDDSYQIIPVFEEEIKFPDIKFSSGTNWPTLKEKDIDRFEGPLKSRVQAIILNVGDFNWLTKGLLWIGAKAVLNRMISDKVIGAIKAELKKWKLLP; this comes from the coding sequence ATGGCACAAAAAAAGAATCAGGATCAGCAGGTATTTTATGTTGGTTTGTGTATGGCCGGGGCAGTATCTGCCGGGGCCTATACAGCAGGCGTGATGGATTACCTGCTTGAGGCGTTAACCAAATGGGAGCAACACCGCGACGAAGCCGGCGTACCCACGCATAAAGTGCAAATCCCGGTAATGGGCGGCGCATCTGCCGGGGGCATGACCAGCATTATGGCAGCATCGGCACTCAATAACCCTATAACGCCCATCGATAAACCAACGGCAGACATTTTAGCCGAGCATCCCGAAAACAAACTGTACCACTCGTGGGTGGATCTGATCCAGGCGGATATGTTTTCAAAAATGCTGGATCCTTCCGACATCAAAAAGGACGGCAAGGTAATATCGGCACTCAATTCAGATTTTATAAACGATATAGCCAAACGCGTGGTAAGCGCCGATGCCAAAACCTGGCAGCCGCTGCCACCCTATATCAAGCCTGGCATCAAATTATTCACCACGCTAACCAACCTTGAGGGATATGCTTATAATGTGCCTTTTAAAGCCTCATCGCCCGATCGTACCAAGTACAACATGCGCATCCATAACGATTACGCCTGTTTTGAGCTTACCGAAAAGGAAATTAAAGGCCCCAATAACGGCTGGATGCCCCTCGACCTAAAAAATAAAATCAATATCGATGTAGCTGCCGATGCCGCCATGGCTACCGGCGCGTTTCCGGTTGGATTGCAGTCAAGGCTGCTTAAACGTGATGCCGGGTATGTAAACAATAATCCATGGCTAAAGGATTATTTAACTAAAACACCTGTTGGCGATGGTGCCTATCAAACCCTGAACGTAGATGGCGGCATGATTAACAACGAGCCATTTGATAAAGTACGCAGCGTACTGGATGACCTCACCGGCCAGTCATCAGAGGATTACAACAACTTTAACAAATTTGTTTCTACGGTACTCATGATCGAGCCCTTCCCTACCCAGCCGCCCAAAGCCATTTCGTTATCGAGGGAGCTTTCAAATGTTATCGGGCTTACGCTATCATCCATGATATCGCAAATGCGCTCGAAACCGGTAAACATTAAAGATGCCATGGATGTGAATTGTGCCGGACAATACCTCATTACCCCCTCGCGCAGGGTTGATATGCCGGGTGGAAAATCAACCGACCTTACCGGCGAACTGGCTATAGCCTGCGGCGCACTGAGCGGCTTCAGCGGCTTTTTAAATAAGGAATTCAGGGTGCACGATTACTTTTTAGGCCGCCATAACTGCAAAATATTTTTGCGCGATTATTTTACCGTACCGGCCAAAACATTGGATACCAACCCAATTTTTAAAGATGGCTATGCCAATGCCGATAAAGACCGCTTTAAATCGCATTTTGATGATAGTTACCAGATCATCCCTGTTTTTGAAGAAGAGATTAAATTTCCGGATATCAAATTCAGTTCGGGTACTAACTGGCCAACGCTTAAAGAAAAGGATATCGACAGGTTTGAGGGCCCGCTTAAAAGCCGCGTTCAGGCCATTATACTTAATGTTGGCGATTTTAACTGGCTTACCAAAGGCCTGCTCTGGATAGGTGCCAAAGCCGTACTTAACCGCATGATAAGCGATAAAGTAATAGGAGCTATAAAGGCAGAGCTAAAAAAATGGAAATTGTTGCCGTAG
- a CDS encoding PD40 domain-containing protein yields MVYRKLIPFFVFMLMAGKSIAQVLYPDASMPADTPRLFAIGIISDGLSNRDFTISPGGDEIFFTLQQPRFVSSTILRMVKKNGKWSKPEVAPFSGRYRDLEAAFSTDGQTVYFSSDRPLNDGVTKKDFDLWRVKRDAGSNWGQPENLGTEVNSTKNEFYPSVAKSGNLYFTVEADYGKGSEDIVVCKPNATGYTKPESLPEDINTKYDEFNAFIDPGEQFILFSCYGRADDMGQGDLYISRKDNAGKWMPARHLPSPINSPALDYCPFVSRDKKHLIFTSNRVNSQLKNGQTKTYQQLQTLLNSAGNGWDDVYWVKFNECW; encoded by the coding sequence ATGGTATATCGCAAGCTGATCCCGTTTTTTGTTTTTATGCTGATGGCAGGCAAAAGCATTGCCCAGGTACTTTATCCCGACGCTTCAATGCCGGCAGATACGCCACGCCTGTTTGCCATAGGTATAATAAGCGATGGATTGAGCAACCGCGATTTTACTATCTCGCCCGGCGGCGATGAGATCTTTTTCACCCTGCAACAGCCACGCTTTGTAAGCAGCACCATTTTACGCATGGTAAAAAAGAACGGCAAATGGAGCAAACCCGAAGTGGCTCCTTTTTCGGGGCGTTACCGTGACCTCGAAGCAGCGTTCTCGACTGATGGACAAACAGTTTATTTTTCGTCAGACAGGCCACTGAATGATGGTGTTACCAAAAAAGATTTCGATTTGTGGCGGGTTAAACGCGATGCAGGCAGCAACTGGGGACAGCCGGAAAATCTCGGAACGGAGGTTAACTCAACCAAAAACGAGTTTTATCCCAGCGTAGCCAAAAGCGGCAATTTATATTTTACGGTAGAGGCCGATTACGGCAAGGGCAGCGAAGATATTGTAGTGTGTAAACCCAATGCCACCGGCTATACCAAACCCGAAAGCCTGCCCGAAGATATTAATACCAAATATGACGAGTTTAACGCTTTTATAGATCCCGGCGAGCAGTTTATCCTGTTTAGCTGCTATGGCCGCGCCGATGATATGGGCCAGGGCGATCTGTATATAAGCCGTAAAGACAATGCCGGTAAATGGATGCCTGCAAGGCACTTGCCATCGCCCATAAACAGCCCGGCGCTTGATTACTGCCCTTTTGTAAGCCGCGATAAAAAGCACCTGATATTTACCAGCAACCGCGTTAACAGCCAGCTTAAAAACGGGCAAACCAAAACCTATCAGCAATTACAAACGCTGTTAAACAGCGCAGGCAACGGCTGGGACGATGTTTACTGGGTTAAATTTAACGAATGCTGGTAA
- a CDS encoding DUF885 domain-containing protein codes for MKVFIVALGALILSALPAKRQPTFNAFCNDFVKGYNELHLPQLELSYVSGLEHIGTAADVQKQLTFFSKIKTGLSAFKPNELSDAEKTDYQLISYETNLNLERIALEQDWLKHKPATISTGGIITVPNGKAWYAYLLKRWTSANATPDEIYQFGLTEVARVQKHIEAIRQQTGLGEDAFYKHLNDPLFFINDPKIVQQSFENTKQIIYANLPKLFKNTDIAPLKIEKGESRQLAQTPGYYDSNVFYYNLFDKPYNKRQVDWLFIHEGVPGHHYQASTEAQTKTSTVQQLFYYMGFAEGWGAYTEELGKQLGVYQTPYDELGKWEWDIVRSVRVPLDVALNYYGWTDEQALAFWKKNIRGQDDIAMREIARIRRWPAQVVTYKYGALQILHWKDELQQKQGAKFDIRDFHSRVLDHGSLPLFMVKENMFKKS; via the coding sequence ATGAAGGTTTTTATAGTCGCTTTAGGTGCATTGATATTATCTGCATTGCCTGCTAAAAGGCAACCTACGTTTAATGCCTTTTGCAATGATTTTGTGAAGGGCTATAACGAGTTGCATTTACCTCAGCTTGAATTAAGTTATGTAAGCGGATTGGAACACATCGGCACCGCTGCAGACGTGCAAAAGCAACTAACTTTTTTTAGCAAGATAAAGACAGGTTTATCCGCCTTTAAACCCAATGAACTTAGCGACGCGGAAAAAACAGATTATCAGCTGATCAGCTACGAAACCAACCTTAACCTGGAGCGGATTGCCCTTGAACAGGATTGGCTGAAGCATAAACCCGCCACCATTTCAACCGGGGGAATCATCACGGTGCCAAACGGCAAGGCCTGGTATGCTTATTTGCTGAAACGCTGGACGAGCGCCAATGCTACGCCGGATGAGATTTACCAGTTCGGCTTAACGGAAGTTGCCCGCGTTCAAAAACATATCGAAGCCATCAGGCAGCAAACCGGCCTCGGCGAAGATGCTTTTTACAAGCACCTTAATGATCCCTTGTTTTTTATTAACGACCCGAAAATTGTACAGCAATCCTTCGAAAATACAAAGCAGATCATTTATGCCAACCTGCCCAAACTGTTCAAAAATACTGATATAGCCCCTTTAAAAATTGAAAAGGGCGAAAGCAGGCAACTGGCACAAACGCCCGGTTATTACGATAGCAATGTGTTTTATTATAACCTTTTTGATAAACCTTACAACAAACGCCAGGTTGACTGGCTGTTTATTCACGAAGGCGTACCGGGCCATCATTACCAGGCCAGTACCGAGGCGCAAACCAAAACATCGACCGTGCAGCAGCTTTTTTATTACATGGGCTTTGCCGAAGGATGGGGCGCTTATACCGAAGAACTGGGTAAACAGCTTGGGGTATACCAAACCCCATATGATGAACTGGGCAAATGGGAGTGGGATATAGTGCGCTCGGTGAGGGTGCCGCTTGATGTTGCACTAAACTACTATGGCTGGACAGACGAACAGGCCCTTGCATTCTGGAAAAAAAACATCCGCGGGCAGGATGATATTGCCATGCGCGAAATTGCCCGCATCCGCCGCTGGCCCGCACAGGTAGTAACCTATAAATACGGTGCCCTGCAAATACTGCATTGGAAAGATGAGCTACAACAAAAGCAAGGCGCTAAATTTGATATCAGGGATTTTCATTCGCGCGTGCTTGATCATGGTTCGCTGCCGCTGTTTATGGTGAAGGAGAATATGTTTAAAAAGAGTTGA